A part of Solicola gregarius genomic DNA contains:
- the pyrH gene encoding UMP kinase, translating to MDQHNSVDAPASGSFRRVLLKLSGEVFGGGKIGVDPDVVNGIARQIAEVASEGVQVAVVVGGGNFFRGAELSQRGMDRARADYMGMLGTVMNCLALQDFTEKQGVETRVQTAIAMGQVAEPYIPRRAIRHLEKGRVVIFGAGAGMPYFSTDTVSVQRALEIKADCVLMSKSGVDGVYSDDPRRDPDATKFDSVTFDEALRLGLKVVDASAFALCMENDLPMIVFGMEGDGNVARVLRGDKIGTLVHG from the coding sequence ATGGACCAGCACAACTCAGTCGATGCTCCGGCCTCCGGGTCGTTTCGCAGGGTGTTGCTGAAGCTGTCCGGTGAGGTGTTCGGCGGCGGCAAGATCGGCGTCGACCCCGATGTCGTCAACGGCATCGCCCGTCAGATCGCCGAGGTCGCGAGCGAAGGCGTACAGGTGGCGGTCGTCGTCGGCGGCGGCAACTTCTTCCGCGGTGCGGAGCTGTCGCAGCGCGGCATGGATCGTGCGCGGGCCGACTACATGGGCATGCTCGGTACGGTGATGAACTGCCTCGCACTGCAGGACTTCACCGAGAAGCAGGGCGTCGAGACCCGCGTACAGACGGCGATCGCCATGGGGCAGGTCGCCGAGCCGTACATCCCGCGGCGGGCGATCCGCCACCTCGAGAAGGGGCGCGTGGTGATCTTCGGTGCGGGTGCGGGCATGCCGTACTTCTCCACCGACACCGTCTCGGTGCAGCGTGCGCTGGAGATCAAGGCCGACTGCGTGCTGATGTCGAAGAGCGGCGTCGACGGCGTGTACTCCGACGACCCGCGTCGCGACCCCGATGCCACCAAGTTCGACTCGGTGACCTTCGACGAGGCGCTCCGCCTCGGCCTGAAGGTCGTCGACGCGTCGGCGTTCGCGCTGTGTATGGAGAACGACCTGCCGATGATCGTCTTCGGTATGGAGGGCGACGGCAACGTCGCTCGCGTACTCCGCGGCGACAAGATCGGCACCCTCGTTCACGGCTAG
- the frr gene encoding ribosome recycling factor — protein sequence MDKTLREADAGMDKAVEHARDEFAAIRTGRAHPAMFAQITADYYGTPTPIQQLAGFTVPEARVIVINPYDFNAKGAIERAIRDSDLGVNPTDDGKVLRVTMPELTEERRKEYIKLARAKAEEGRISVRNQRRNAKHTLDKSEKDGEIGKDDLTGAEKRLDGITKKHVDKIDDLLKNKEAELLEV from the coding sequence ATCGACAAGACCTTGCGCGAGGCAGATGCCGGCATGGACAAGGCGGTGGAGCATGCCCGCGATGAGTTCGCCGCGATCCGCACCGGACGCGCGCACCCGGCGATGTTCGCTCAGATCACCGCCGACTACTACGGCACGCCGACCCCGATCCAGCAGCTCGCCGGGTTCACGGTGCCCGAAGCGCGCGTCATCGTCATCAACCCGTACGACTTCAACGCCAAGGGTGCGATCGAGCGCGCCATCCGCGACTCCGACCTCGGCGTGAACCCGACCGACGACGGCAAGGTCCTGCGGGTGACGATGCCCGAGCTGACCGAGGAACGGCGCAAGGAGTACATCAAGCTCGCCCGCGCCAAGGCCGAGGAAGGTCGGATCTCGGTCCGCAACCAGCGCCGTAACGCCAAGCACACCCTCGACAAGTCCGAGAAGGACGGTGAGATCGGCAAGGACGATCTCACCGGTGCCGAGAAGCGCCTCGACGGCATCACGAAGAAGCACGTCGACAAGATCGACGATCTGCTCAAGAACAAGGAAGCCGAGCTGCTCGAGGTCTGA
- a CDS encoding phosphatidate cytidylyltransferase, with product MPVSIAVGLTLLAAVGASLFFVKVAFLAIVLLAALLALWEFSNALSTSGVRVPIVPVAIGGLVILVGSYVGGVEAVGVATALTVIGTLIWRLVEGADGFVRDVSAGIFTIAYIPVLGAFVPLMLAEDDGPWRIVAFIVCTVASDTGGFVAGVLLGKHPMAPTISPKKSWEGFGGSLVLGMAAGALTVRYGLDGDWWVGIVLGIAVVTMATLGDLSESLVKRDLGIKDMGNLLPGHGGIMDRLDSLLVVAPVCWLILNLLVEA from the coding sequence GTGCCTGTCTCGATAGCGGTCGGCCTCACGCTGCTGGCGGCCGTCGGCGCATCGCTGTTCTTCGTCAAGGTCGCGTTCCTCGCCATTGTGCTGCTCGCCGCGCTGCTCGCGCTGTGGGAGTTCTCCAACGCGCTGTCGACGAGCGGCGTCCGCGTACCCATCGTCCCGGTCGCCATCGGCGGTTTGGTCATCCTCGTCGGAAGCTACGTCGGAGGTGTCGAGGCGGTGGGCGTCGCGACCGCCCTGACCGTGATCGGCACGCTCATCTGGCGCCTGGTCGAGGGCGCCGACGGCTTCGTACGTGATGTCTCGGCCGGCATCTTCACGATCGCGTACATCCCGGTGCTCGGGGCGTTCGTGCCGCTGATGCTGGCCGAGGACGACGGACCATGGCGGATCGTCGCGTTCATCGTCTGCACGGTCGCGTCCGACACCGGCGGCTTCGTCGCCGGCGTGCTGCTCGGCAAGCACCCGATGGCGCCGACGATCAGCCCGAAGAAGTCGTGGGAGGGGTTCGGCGGATCACTCGTCCTCGGTATGGCTGCCGGTGCGCTCACGGTCCGGTACGGCCTCGACGGCGACTGGTGGGTCGGCATCGTGCTCGGTATCGCGGTCGTCACGATGGCCACGCTCGGCGACCTGAGCGAGTCCCTGGTGAAGCGCGACCTGGGCATCAAGGACATGGGCAACCTGCTGCCCGGCCACGGCGGCATCATGGACCGCCTCGACTCGCTGCTCGTGGTCGCCCCGGTGTGCTGGCTGATCCTGAACCTGCTCGTCGAGGCCTGA
- a CDS encoding mycothiol transferase, with the protein MTVTDTSAVRELLTDSFTRIAELTAAFRGLDDGVATARPAPDANSIAWLLWHLTRIQDDHVAGLSGRTQVLAAGWYERLGLPFAPEDTGFGHTSDQVAQVTVSVDELVAYHADVHAATLAYISELTVDELARVVDSRWDPPVTASARLVSVTGDCLQHLGQAAYVRGLVA; encoded by the coding sequence ATGACCGTCACCGACACCTCCGCCGTACGCGAGCTACTTACCGACTCGTTCACCCGCATCGCCGAGCTGACGGCCGCCTTCCGCGGCCTCGACGACGGCGTCGCGACTGCCCGCCCCGCCCCGGACGCCAACTCGATCGCCTGGCTGCTCTGGCACCTCACCCGCATCCAGGACGATCATGTGGCCGGCCTCTCCGGGCGTACCCAGGTGTTGGCAGCTGGATGGTACGAGCGACTCGGCCTGCCGTTCGCGCCCGAGGACACCGGCTTCGGGCACACCTCGGACCAGGTCGCGCAAGTCACCGTCTCGGTCGACGAGCTGGTGGCATACCACGCCGACGTGCACGCCGCGACGCTCGCGTACATCTCGGAGCTGACGGTCGACGAGCTCGCCCGCGTGGTCGACTCGCGCTGGGATCCGCCCGTGACGGCGAGCGCCCGACTGGTCAGCGTGACCGGTGACTGCTTGCAGCATCTGGGCCAGGCGGCGTACGTACGCGGGCTGGTCGCCTGA
- a CDS encoding SRPBCC family protein encodes MARTDRAARDIAAPTDRVYAALVDREALARWLPPDGMTGRFERFDARVGGSYRMVLTYADGTAAPGKATADTDVVEARFVDLAPGRRVAQDVDFVSDDPAFAGTMTMIWEVSEAGNGSRVEFRAENVPPGISAEDHAAGLASSLANLAAYVET; translated from the coding sequence ATGGCACGTACGGACCGAGCCGCCCGAGACATAGCCGCCCCCACCGACCGCGTCTACGCCGCGCTGGTCGATCGCGAAGCGCTCGCCAGGTGGCTGCCTCCCGACGGCATGACCGGCCGGTTCGAGCGGTTCGACGCACGGGTCGGCGGGTCGTACCGGATGGTCCTCACCTATGCCGACGGCACTGCTGCGCCGGGCAAGGCGACCGCCGACACCGACGTCGTCGAGGCCCGGTTCGTCGACCTCGCGCCCGGCCGCCGGGTGGCGCAGGACGTGGACTTCGTCTCCGACGACCCCGCGTTCGCGGGCACGATGACGATGATCTGGGAGGTGTCCGAGGCCGGCAACGGCTCGCGGGTGGAGTTCCGCGCGGAGAACGTCCCGCCGGGAATCTCGGCGGAGGACCACGCCGCCGGGCTCGCCTCCTCTCTTGCGAACCTTGCCGCGTACGTCGAAACGTGA
- a CDS encoding maleylpyruvate isomerase N-terminal domain-containing protein, with the protein MSTVRTAYLCAATTAVELLAEARVAGAWNAPSTLDGMTVGALAGHLARSVLQVEWFLDGAVDGTANVSAVAYYARITDAPDPDSGLNRGVRARSEATALAGPNSVATEAAEALARLHERLLDEPATRSVPILHRPGEVMRLDSYLATRCVELSVHTEDLALSIDSALRTPPAAVGVAVDLLVAAARERHGDAAVLHALSRRERDETDALRVL; encoded by the coding sequence ATGTCGACCGTTCGTACCGCCTACCTGTGCGCCGCCACGACTGCCGTGGAGCTGCTGGCCGAGGCCCGCGTCGCCGGAGCCTGGAACGCGCCGTCAACGCTGGACGGCATGACCGTCGGTGCGCTCGCGGGACATCTGGCCCGCAGCGTGCTGCAGGTCGAGTGGTTCCTCGACGGCGCCGTCGATGGCACCGCGAACGTGTCGGCGGTGGCGTACTACGCGCGAATCACCGATGCGCCGGACCCGGACTCCGGTCTGAACCGCGGCGTACGCGCGCGCAGTGAGGCGACGGCGCTCGCGGGCCCGAACTCGGTGGCAACCGAGGCCGCCGAAGCGTTGGCTCGCCTGCACGAGCGCCTTCTCGATGAGCCCGCGACGCGCTCGGTACCGATCCTGCATCGGCCCGGCGAGGTGATGCGGCTCGACAGTTACCTGGCGACCCGATGCGTCGAGTTGTCCGTGCACACCGAAGACCTCGCCCTGAGCATCGACAGCGCCCTCCGTACACCGCCCGCCGCAGTCGGCGTCGCCGTCGACCTCCTCGTCGCGGCAGCGAGGGAGCGCCACGGCGACGCGGCGGTGCTCCACGCGCTGTCGCGACGCGAGCGCGACGAGACCGACGCGCTCCGCGTGCTCTGA
- the rlmN gene encoding 23S rRNA (adenine(2503)-C(2))-methyltransferase RlmN — protein MTAPSEPDRASVLPADGPADTPAKPLPLVFSAPKGRKKPPRHLADLDAAARREAVEALGEPAYRAKQLSNHYFSRLADDPADMTDLPATARDTLVADLLPDLLTPVRTLEADQGTTRKTLWRLFDGALVESVLMRYPDRTTMCVSSQAGCGMACPFCATGQGGLQRNMSTGEIIEQIVAGARAMQRGEVPGGPGRVSNVVFMGMGEPMANYKAVIGAVRRMVDPSPDGLGMSARGITVSTVGLVPRINQLTEEGIPVTLALSLHAPDDELRDELVPINTRFKVHETVNAAWEYAQRTKRRVSIEYAMIKDINDQAWRADLLGDVLRSYGDWGWVHVNLIPLNPTPGSKWTASRRTDEREFVRRLGAKGISTTVRDTRGQEIDGACGQLAAADA, from the coding sequence ATGACAGCCCCATCCGAACCCGACCGCGCGTCCGTGCTTCCCGCCGATGGCCCGGCCGATACACCCGCCAAGCCGCTCCCGCTGGTCTTCAGCGCGCCCAAGGGGCGCAAGAAGCCGCCGCGCCATCTTGCCGATCTCGACGCGGCCGCCCGGCGGGAGGCCGTCGAGGCACTCGGCGAGCCCGCGTACCGGGCCAAGCAGCTGAGTAACCACTACTTCTCGCGGCTCGCGGACGACCCCGCGGACATGACCGATCTTCCGGCTACGGCCCGGGACACGTTGGTCGCCGATCTGCTGCCGGACCTGCTCACTCCGGTACGCACACTCGAGGCCGACCAGGGCACCACTCGCAAGACCCTGTGGCGGCTGTTCGACGGCGCGCTCGTCGAGTCGGTGCTGATGCGCTATCCCGACCGTACGACGATGTGTGTCTCGAGCCAGGCCGGCTGCGGCATGGCGTGCCCGTTCTGTGCGACCGGCCAGGGCGGACTCCAGCGCAACATGTCGACCGGCGAGATCATCGAGCAGATCGTCGCAGGTGCGCGGGCGATGCAGCGCGGCGAGGTCCCCGGTGGTCCGGGTCGCGTCTCCAATGTCGTGTTCATGGGCATGGGCGAGCCGATGGCCAACTACAAGGCCGTGATCGGTGCGGTCCGCCGCATGGTCGACCCGAGCCCCGACGGACTCGGCATGTCCGCGCGCGGCATCACCGTCAGCACGGTCGGTCTCGTACCCCGCATCAACCAGCTGACCGAGGAGGGCATCCCGGTCACCCTCGCGCTCAGCCTGCACGCGCCCGACGACGAGCTACGCGACGAGCTGGTGCCGATCAACACCCGCTTCAAGGTGCACGAGACCGTGAACGCCGCATGGGAGTACGCGCAGCGTACGAAGCGCCGGGTCTCGATCGAGTACGCGATGATCAAGGACATCAACGATCAGGCGTGGCGCGCTGACCTGCTCGGCGACGTCCTTCGGTCGTACGGCGACTGGGGCTGGGTGCACGTCAACCTGATCCCGCTCAACCCGACGCCCGGCTCGAAGTGGACAGCGTCGCGGCGCACCGACGAGCGCGAGTTCGTACGCCGGCTGGGGGCCAAGGGAATCTCCACGACCGTGCGCGACACAAGGGGCCAGGAGATCGACGGAGCCTGTGGCCAGCTCGCCGCGGCGGACGCCTGA
- a CDS encoding HAD family hydrolase, whose translation MPDTWPKVVATDMDGTLLRTDGSLSERTRAAIAAVEDAGVAVVFVTARPPRRLDAFADVIGAHGIALCANGAFVYDVARRMVIERTTIDRATLESVVADLRAAMPQIVFAVERADGMSREDGFVSTIWGKEGDVADRLTDLASMPVGKLLGRCDELDPTDFHDRVATVLGGRAELGYSGAVGLAEITAKGVTKASGLARWCSEHAVDASEVWAFGDMPNDLPMLGWVGRAHAVANAHPEVLAVADEVVPANDDDGVAYALERITAGES comes from the coding sequence ATGCCTGACACGTGGCCCAAGGTTGTCGCCACCGACATGGACGGCACCCTGCTGCGTACCGACGGCTCGCTGTCCGAGCGTACGCGCGCGGCGATCGCGGCCGTCGAGGACGCCGGTGTCGCGGTCGTGTTCGTCACCGCTCGCCCGCCCCGAAGGCTCGACGCCTTCGCCGACGTCATCGGGGCGCACGGCATCGCGTTGTGCGCGAACGGCGCGTTCGTGTACGACGTCGCGCGGCGGATGGTAATCGAGCGCACCACGATCGACCGAGCGACATTGGAGTCGGTCGTCGCCGACCTCCGGGCGGCGATGCCACAGATCGTCTTCGCTGTCGAGCGGGCGGACGGGATGTCGCGCGAGGACGGCTTCGTCAGCACCATCTGGGGCAAGGAGGGAGACGTGGCCGACCGGCTCACCGACCTCGCCTCGATGCCGGTCGGCAAGCTGCTCGGCCGCTGCGACGAGCTGGATCCGACCGACTTCCATGACCGGGTCGCGACCGTGCTCGGTGGCCGCGCGGAGCTCGGCTACTCCGGAGCCGTCGGGCTCGCCGAGATCACCGCCAAGGGCGTCACCAAGGCGTCCGGACTCGCGCGGTGGTGCTCCGAGCACGCCGTCGACGCGAGCGAGGTGTGGGCGTTCGGCGACATGCCGAACGACCTGCCGATGCTCGGCTGGGTCGGCCGCGCGCACGCGGTGGCGAACGCCCACCCGGAGGTCCTCGCCGTGGCGGACGAGGTCGTTCCCGCGAACGACGACGACGGCGTCGCGTACGCCCTCGAGCGGATCACGGCGGGGGAGTCGTGA
- a CDS encoding VOC family protein → MTFHHVELWVAEFEAAERRWQWLLDRLGWPRLDTWRRGASWGSPATGYLVMEQSPDVRDVPHDRMRPGLNHLAFWADDPAAVDALWAAAPEHGWRHLFADSHPYAGGGQHYAAYLEDGDGFEVEVVAKPVSRQERR, encoded by the coding sequence GTGACCTTCCACCATGTCGAGCTCTGGGTCGCCGAGTTCGAGGCGGCGGAGCGGCGATGGCAGTGGCTGCTCGACCGGCTCGGCTGGCCGCGTCTCGACACCTGGCGACGCGGAGCCTCGTGGGGCTCGCCGGCGACCGGCTACCTCGTGATGGAGCAGTCGCCCGACGTACGCGACGTTCCGCACGACCGGATGCGGCCAGGGCTCAACCATCTCGCGTTCTGGGCGGACGACCCCGCGGCCGTCGACGCGTTATGGGCCGCCGCGCCCGAGCACGGCTGGCGGCACCTCTTCGCCGACTCGCACCCGTATGCGGGCGGCGGGCAGCACTACGCGGCGTACCTCGAGGACGGGGACGGCTTCGAGGTGGAAGTCGTGGCGAAGCCGGTCAGTCGTCAGGAGCGTCGATGA
- a CDS encoding enoyl-CoA hydratase gives MIELTRDADVAMITLRRPERRNALDIEHCDALREAVEGATADGVRAMVVTGEGTSFCAGADLDGVYGEAFRESLYAALRATLDTPVPVIAAVNGPAIGAGTQLAIACDLRIASDTAVFGVPTARNGLAVDVWTMRRLVELAGGAAARRIMLSGELFDAGQARHYGLCDRAGDVVAAEEWATELASLAPLALAYNKLVLNSPDAGVEDDRLSAAFDACWASSDIEEARAARQEKRAPLFRGR, from the coding sequence ATGATCGAGCTCACCCGCGACGCTGACGTCGCCATGATCACCCTGCGCCGCCCGGAGCGACGCAACGCCCTCGACATCGAGCACTGCGACGCGCTCCGCGAGGCCGTCGAAGGTGCCACGGCCGACGGCGTACGCGCCATGGTGGTCACCGGCGAGGGCACCAGCTTCTGCGCGGGCGCCGATCTCGACGGCGTGTACGGCGAGGCGTTCCGCGAGAGCTTGTACGCGGCCCTGCGTGCCACGCTGGACACGCCCGTGCCGGTGATCGCGGCCGTCAACGGTCCGGCGATCGGAGCGGGTACGCAGCTCGCGATCGCCTGCGATCTGCGCATTGCCTCCGATACTGCGGTCTTCGGCGTGCCGACCGCGCGCAACGGGCTCGCCGTCGACGTGTGGACCATGCGCCGCCTCGTCGAGCTCGCTGGCGGGGCCGCCGCGCGCAGGATCATGCTGAGCGGTGAGCTGTTCGATGCGGGTCAGGCCCGGCACTACGGGCTGTGCGACCGCGCCGGCGACGTTGTCGCCGCCGAGGAATGGGCAACGGAGCTCGCATCCCTTGCCCCGTTGGCGCTTGCGTACAACAAGCTGGTGCTCAACTCACCCGATGCCGGCGTGGAGGACGACCGCCTGAGCGCCGCCTTCGACGCGTGCTGGGCGAGCAGTGACATCGAGGAGGCCAGGGCCGCGCGCCAGGAAAAGCGCGCTCCGCTCTTTCGCGGACGCTGA
- a CDS encoding DUF4241 domain-containing protein encodes MTERSEHPRLARQVGARQGAAYNYEGERVMLRRDLVGAVDLPSGELLVCDAGDSTDDSVSVRVSPGSYRVYVTSFRGEYAEVHEPITATLAVRLRETGGISFDPLGRHAITPPVEDPDDPEDDQLHFVGVDSGLVCAVDRAAWSTGAGVSHGPISIAEQVALPDGSRAVVSSSGLGGGGYPVFGGFDLHGDLAVVYVSFDLVFEGERDPSMGAEDGVPTARY; translated from the coding sequence ATGACGGAACGCTCGGAACACCCACGGCTCGCTCGCCAAGTCGGCGCGCGGCAGGGTGCCGCCTACAACTATGAGGGCGAGCGGGTGATGCTGCGGCGTGACCTCGTCGGAGCCGTTGACCTACCGAGTGGTGAGCTGCTGGTATGCGACGCGGGCGACTCGACCGACGACTCGGTGTCGGTGCGGGTGTCGCCGGGCAGTTACCGCGTCTACGTCACGTCATTCCGAGGCGAGTACGCCGAGGTACACGAGCCGATCACGGCGACGCTCGCCGTACGACTGCGCGAGACCGGCGGGATCAGCTTCGACCCGCTCGGCAGGCACGCGATCACGCCTCCCGTCGAAGACCCGGACGACCCCGAGGACGACCAGCTGCACTTCGTCGGGGTCGACAGTGGGTTGGTGTGCGCGGTCGACCGAGCCGCATGGTCGACAGGGGCCGGGGTATCGCACGGGCCGATCTCGATCGCGGAGCAGGTGGCGCTGCCCGATGGCTCGCGCGCGGTCGTCTCGTCGAGCGGCCTCGGTGGCGGCGGTTACCCGGTTTTCGGAGGCTTCGACCTGCACGGTGATCTCGCGGTCGTGTACGTGTCGTTCGACCTCGTCTTCGAGGGGGAGCGGGATCCGTCGATGGGCGCAGAGGACGGCGTGCCCACCGCGCGATACTGA
- a CDS encoding thiol-disulfide oxidoreductase DCC family protein: MGSATFLYDGDCAFCSSCARFVERHIARDVMVLPWQRADLESLGVTAEACDDAVQWIDPDGRHSAGPEAIADIMRAGRTWARPFGRLLGRRVILRVAWPAYRWVSEHRDKMPGGTATCALPASERPGSPE, encoded by the coding sequence ATGGGCTCCGCGACCTTCCTGTACGACGGCGACTGCGCGTTCTGTTCCTCCTGCGCGCGGTTCGTCGAGCGGCACATCGCTCGAGACGTCATGGTGCTGCCCTGGCAGCGTGCCGACCTCGAGTCGCTCGGCGTCACCGCCGAGGCATGCGACGACGCCGTACAGTGGATCGACCCGGACGGTCGGCACAGCGCCGGGCCGGAGGCGATCGCCGACATCATGCGTGCCGGGCGTACGTGGGCCAGGCCGTTCGGCCGGCTACTCGGCCGTCGCGTCATACTGCGCGTTGCCTGGCCCGCGTACCGCTGGGTCTCCGAGCACCGCGACAAGATGCCGGGCGGCACGGCGACCTGCGCGCTGCCGGCCTCGGAGCGGCCCGGTTCGCCCGAGTGA
- a CDS encoding propionyl-CoA synthetase, translating into MGAYEQTYARSIDDPEGFWRDAAGLVDWIKPPKQILDDSRPPFYRWYPDATLNTCYNALDRHVVAGRADQPAIVHDSPVTGDVRTLTYAEMVEHVAAFAGALRRLGVEKGDRVLIYLPMVPEAAIAMLACARIGAVHAVVFGGFAPAELAVRIDDSRPKVIVSASCGVEPARVVEYKPMLDEAIELAESKPTACVILQRPQLEADLVEGRDLTYAAAMEIGRADPAGCVAVAATDPLYVLHTSGTTGKPKGIVRDNGGHAVALTWSMANIYDVGPGHVMWAASDVGWVVGHSYIVYAPLFAGATTIMYEGKPVGTPDAGAFWRVIAQHDVDVLFTAPTAFRAIKKVDPDALLLAEHDTSSLRTLFLAGERLDPDTYEWASRILGVPVVDNWWQTETGWPIVANPRGLEPLPLKPGSPSVRVPGYDVRILDDRGEEAPAATEGAICIKLPLPPGTLATLWGDDDRYVASYLSAYDGYYLSGDGGMIDEDGYVFVMGRTDDVINVAGHRLSTGSMEAVLAEHPAVAECAVVGVSDQLKGQEPRGYVVLKSGVEVDDEVLAAELVASVRSKIGAVAAFKRVTVVPALPKTRSGKILRRSMRDIVDTGSTKVPSTIEDPTVLDTLTPLLR; encoded by the coding sequence ATGGGCGCATACGAGCAGACGTACGCACGCAGCATCGACGACCCCGAGGGCTTCTGGCGTGATGCGGCCGGGCTGGTCGACTGGATCAAGCCGCCGAAGCAGATCCTCGACGACTCGCGGCCGCCGTTCTACCGCTGGTATCCCGACGCGACGCTGAACACCTGCTACAACGCTCTCGACCGCCACGTCGTCGCCGGCCGTGCCGACCAGCCGGCGATCGTGCACGACAGTCCGGTCACCGGAGACGTCCGCACGCTCACGTACGCCGAGATGGTCGAGCACGTTGCAGCATTCGCCGGCGCACTGCGCAGGCTCGGTGTCGAGAAGGGCGATCGGGTGCTCATCTACCTGCCGATGGTGCCCGAAGCCGCCATCGCGATGCTCGCGTGTGCACGGATCGGTGCCGTGCATGCCGTCGTGTTCGGTGGCTTCGCACCCGCCGAGCTCGCCGTACGCATCGACGACTCGCGTCCCAAGGTGATCGTCTCCGCCTCGTGCGGTGTCGAACCGGCGCGGGTCGTCGAGTACAAGCCGATGCTCGACGAGGCGATCGAGCTGGCCGAGTCGAAGCCGACCGCCTGCGTGATCCTGCAGCGGCCGCAGCTCGAGGCCGACCTCGTCGAAGGACGCGACCTCACGTACGCCGCCGCGATGGAGATCGGCCGTGCCGACCCGGCGGGCTGCGTCGCGGTTGCCGCGACCGATCCGCTGTACGTGCTACACACGTCCGGTACGACGGGAAAACCGAAGGGCATCGTCCGCGACAACGGCGGACACGCCGTCGCGCTGACCTGGTCGATGGCCAACATCTACGATGTCGGTCCGGGTCACGTGATGTGGGCGGCGTCCGACGTCGGCTGGGTCGTCGGGCACTCCTACATCGTCTACGCGCCGCTGTTCGCCGGCGCCACGACGATCATGTACGAGGGCAAGCCGGTCGGCACGCCCGACGCCGGCGCGTTCTGGCGCGTGATCGCCCAGCATGACGTCGATGTGCTGTTCACGGCGCCGACCGCGTTCCGGGCGATCAAGAAGGTCGATCCCGACGCGTTGCTGCTCGCCGAGCACGACACGTCCAGCCTTCGTACGTTGTTCCTCGCGGGCGAGCGGCTCGACCCCGACACGTACGAGTGGGCGAGCAGGATCCTCGGCGTACCCGTTGTCGACAACTGGTGGCAGACCGAGACCGGTTGGCCGATCGTCGCCAACCCGCGCGGGCTCGAGCCGTTGCCGCTGAAGCCGGGTTCGCCGTCGGTGCGGGTGCCGGGGTACGACGTGCGGATCCTCGACGATCGGGGCGAGGAGGCGCCGGCCGCCACGGAGGGCGCGATCTGCATCAAGCTGCCGCTGCCGCCCGGTACGTTGGCGACATTGTGGGGCGACGACGACCGCTACGTCGCCTCCTACCTGTCGGCGTACGACGGCTACTACCTCTCGGGCGACGGCGGGATGATCGACGAGGACGGCTACGTCTTCGTCATGGGCCGCACCGACGACGTGATCAACGTGGCGGGGCACCGGCTCTCCACGGGGTCGATGGAGGCGGTGCTTGCGGAGCATCCGGCGGTCGCGGAATGCGCGGTGGTCGGGGTGTCCGACCAGCTCAAGGGTCAAGAACCCCGGGGCTATGTGGTGCTCAAGTCGGGCGTCGAAGTCGACGACGAGGTGCTGGCGGCGGAGCTGGTCGCCTCGGTGCGGTCGAAGATCGGGGCCGTCGCGGCGTTCAAGCGCGTGACGGTCGTACCCGCGCTGCCGAAGACCCGGTCGGGCAAGATCCTGCGCCGTTCGATGCGCGACATCGTCGACACCGGGAGTACGAAGGTGCCGTCCACGATCGAGGATCCGACCGTCCTCGACACCCTCACACCCCTCCTACGCTGA
- a CDS encoding Lrp/AsnC family transcriptional regulator has protein sequence MTERKSGNGVVLDEVSKGIIEQLQTDGRRPYAAIGKAVGLSEAAVRQRVQRLIESGAMQIVAVTDPLEVGFDRQAMIGITASGPIEPIADELAALPEIDYVVITAGGFDLLAEVVCESDDALLDIISNRIRAIGGVQRTETFVYLKLRKQTYAWGVR, from the coding sequence ATGACGGAACGCAAATCGGGCAATGGCGTCGTCCTCGACGAGGTGTCGAAGGGCATCATCGAACAACTCCAGACCGACGGCCGACGGCCGTATGCCGCGATCGGGAAAGCTGTAGGGCTGTCCGAGGCGGCCGTACGGCAGCGTGTCCAGCGCCTCATCGAGAGCGGCGCCATGCAGATCGTAGCCGTCACGGACCCGCTCGAAGTGGGTTTTGACAGACAAGCCATGATCGGCATCACCGCGAGCGGACCGATCGAACCGATCGCCGACGAGCTCGCTGCTCTGCCGGAGATCGACTACGTGGTGATCACCGCCGGCGGGTTCGACCTCCTCGCCGAGGTCGTGTGCGAGAGCGACGACGCCCTACTCGACATCATCAGCAACCGCATCCGCGCGATCGGCGGCGTCCAGCGCACGGAGACCTTCGTCTACCTGAAACTACGCAAGCAGACGTACGCGTGGGGCGTCCGCTGA